The Cryptococcus deuterogattii R265 chromosome 4, complete sequence genome segment CACCCTGATCTCAGCACGTTAGCACGTTCCCACAATGTGACGAAAAATATAGATAGATGTCTCACCTCTTGATCATGTCCAAaaacttctccttctcgtactctctcaacttcttGTATTCCTCCACGCTCTCAATATCCAACTTGTGTTTCGTCTTCGGCCTAGGAGGTTCGAAGGGACAAGTCAAAATAGCAATCTTGGCGTCTCGAACAACAGAAGGCATTTGGGGATGAGACATGTCCTTGTCGATGACGACGCCCTTGACGAGGGAAGTATCCTCGAGAGAGCCTCCGACTTTGCCGTCGACCTTGATGAGTTCAAAGTCGACATCGCGGCGCTCGAGGTCTGCAACCGAGAGGACTGCATCAATGGCGATGGCGGCGAATTTGTCGTGAGCGATAGAAACACTACGGAATAAGGATAAGTTTAGTTAGCTTGCCGCAACGACAGCCTTGAAGCCTGGATTATGGAGACGTACATCTTGCTACCCAAAGACGTCTTGGCTGTCTTCATCAAATTTGAAACGTCCTCCTTGCTAAATTCAATCTAACAGTTGAAGTAAGCTAATGACATTCTGTGATCAAATCACACAATGTGAAACCCACAGTGTCCGCAACGCGGTCCAATTCGGCGACAGCGATTTCACAAGCTTTTTCATAACCATCGGCAATTCGGATAGGATGTATACCTCtgtcaagaagagatagcgcggatgaaagaagagcacCGGCAAGTACTAGATAATTTGATTTGTCAGGGTCTTGCTGTTCCCTCGCCATTGCAGGTTTCCAGGAAGACTCACCAACAACACCTGTTGTACCGTCtccaatctcatcatcctgaCTCTTCGACACCTCCACCAAAAGCTTTGCAATCTGGtgctccacctccatctgtCCCAAGATGGTCGCACCGTCGTTGGTGACGGTTATCTCTCCATCAGGGGAAATGAGAATCTTGTCCAAACCACGAGGACCGAGAGAGGTTTTGATAATGTTGGTTACTAAAGAAACGGGGAAAAGGAGTCAATCGTTTGGCGGAAAAATTTATTCACATATACACCATACCTGATCGGGCAGCGAGAATGTGACTCTGTGATAATCAAAGATGAATTAGCGTTCTGTTATTGTAGGTGCTTGTTTAATTGAGATGACTAACCCTGATAGCTTCCAAACCGTGCGTCCTaaccttctttccttgttcTCTGTAGCAAACATGAATCAGTGCCACTCTACAGCCCCTTCTTGCGTCTCTACTATTCTCAAGCCCTCAAAATCCTGTATGACCTACCGTACAATAATGAACGGTCGTCCGTTCTGGAAAACTGGTTAACATCACAGATTCACACCATTACGTCGCTTCAAAATAAAGACATACCTCGTCCTGGGCATAAACAGCCTGACCTGGGTTTATTTGGTCCACAGACATC includes the following:
- a CDS encoding T-complex protein 1 subunit epsilon — encoded protein: MSVDQINPGQAVYAQDENGRPFIIVREQGKKVRTHGLEAIRSHILAARSVTNIIKTSLGPRGLDKILISPDGEITVTNDGATILGQMEVEHQIAKLLVEVSKSQDDEIGDGTTGVVVLAGALLSSALSLLDRGIHPIRIADGYEKACEIAVAELDRVADTIEFSKEDVSNLMKTAKTSLGSKIVSIAHDKFAAIAIDAVLSVADLERRDVDFELIKVDGKVGGSLEDTSLVKGVVIDKDMSHPQMPSVVRDAKIAILTCPFEPPRPKTKHKLDIESVEEYKKLREYEKEKFLDMIKRVKDTGANLVICQWGFDDEANHLLMQNELPAVRWVGGPEIELIAIATNGRIVPRFEDLTADKLGHAGIVRELTFGTTRDKMLVIEECANSRAVTVFVRGSNKMIIDEAKRALHDAICVVRNLVRDNRVVYGGGAAEICASVAVSKRADEIPTIEQYAMRAFASALDAIPLALAENSGLSPIDTLADVKSRQVTEGNPRLGIDCLGRGENDMRKQHVYDPLISKRQQFLLATQVVRMILRVDDVIDASAFGDE